A region of Arabidopsis thaliana chromosome 5, partial sequence DNA encodes the following proteins:
- a CDS encoding Transducin/WD40 repeat-like superfamily protein (Transducin/WD40 repeat-like superfamily protein; CONTAINS InterPro DOMAIN/s: WD40 repeat 2 (InterPro:IPR019782), WD40 repeat, conserved site (InterPro:IPR019775), WD40 repeat (InterPro:IPR001680), G-protein beta WD-40 repeat, region (InterPro:IPR020472), WD40 repeat-like-containing domain (InterPro:IPR011046), WD40-repeat-containing domain (InterPro:IPR017986), WD40/YVTN repeat-like-containing domain (InterPro:IPR015943), WD40 repeat, subgroup (InterPro:IPR019781); BEST Arabidopsis thaliana protein match is: Transducin/WD40 repeat-like superfamily protein (TAIR:AT3G15470.1); Has 1807 Blast hits to 1807 proteins in 277 species: Archae - 0; Bacteria - 0; Metazoa - 736; Fungi - 347; Plants - 385; Viruses - 0; Other Eukaryotes - 339 (source: NCBI BLink).), producing MMKMMMMNRRRSNVVRFEAKKEDKVEEEDNNDDCFYESLDRVLSSCSCSTSNSDYDSDPNVSDSIHDPTPFPVPMFTSGFELWKSEPESVSERRIRLLRGLGLSNEPDLPPASQLRSRSRRNSSHFSRSVPSDVLTSNHHGKCVLRSDVSGTDNVDREYTGSRMRNDGVDFISKEPMERSLRDIVEKENGRDVVLEEQMCTIRNLDTGREFVVNEVREDGMLERLKEVGTDRQLTLEEFEICVGTSPIVLELMRRQNVEDVCKDSVDLDTNVSGSRVTKHRRRGSWLKSIKNVASSVTGYKERRSTDDRDSPSERGGQRFSSATDDSRDMSFHDPERVKVRQYGKSCKELTALFKSQEIQAHKGSIWSIKFSLDGRYLASAGEDCVIQIWKVVESERKGELLSMDKQEDGSINLFLLANGSPEPVSMSPKRRGRTSFSRKSVSLDNVLVPEAVFGLSEKPVCSFVGHLDDVLDLSWSKSQHLLSSSMDKTVRLWDLSSKTCLKVFSHSDYVTCIQFNPVDDNYFISGSLDAKVRIWSIPDHQVVDWNDLHEMVTAACYTPDGQGALVGSYKGTCCLYNTHDNKLQQRREINLKNRKKKTHHKKITGFQFVAGSSSEVLVTSADSRTRVVDGVDLVHKFKGFRNTNSQISASLTSNGKFLVSASEDSNVYVWNYDSDSRAGRSKRVTVTNSYENFYCRDVSVAAPWPGKISNNHTNNSPEQSSFTANNNPPTPVNDPTNNKTVTNGIISSATNRYFFDRVSATWPEEKLLLAAKNRARTSPRVSVDMSNIQVNTKPSASAWSMVIVTGSLRGEIRIFQNFGFPVRL from the exons atgatgaagatgatgatgatgaatcgaAGACGAAGCAACGTCGTTAGATTTGAAGctaagaaagaagacaaagtagaagaagaagataacaatgACGATTGTTTCTATGAGTCTCTAGATCGTGTACTATCGTCTTGCTCTTGTTCAACTTCAAACTCTGATTACGACTCTGACCCGAATGTTTCCGATTCGATCCACGATCCGACTCCGTTTCCTGTTCCTATGTTTACCTCTGGGTTCGAGCTGTGGAAATCTGAGCCTGAATCTGTGTCGGAGAGACGAATCAGGTTATTGCGTGGTTTGGGACTTAGTAATGAGCCGGATCTACCTCCGGCGAGTCAGTTACGTTCTAGAAGTCGGAGAAACAGTTCTCATTTCTCTAGATCGGTTCCTTCTGATGTTTTGACTTCGAATCATCATGGTAAATGTGTGTTGAGATCAGATGTATCAGGTACTGACAATGTCGATCGAGAGTATACTGGATCTCGTATGCGAAACGATGGTGTTGATTTTATAAGCAAAGAGCCAATGGAAAGATCTCTTAGGGACAttgtagagaaagagaatggtAGAGATGTTGTTTTAGAGGAGCAAATGTGTACTATTAGGAATTTAGATACTGGGAGAGAGTTTGTGGTGAATGAAGTTCGAGAAGATGGGATGTTGGAGAGGTTGAAGGAAGTAGGTACTGATCGGCAATTGACTCTGGAGGAGTTTGAGATTTGTGTTGGTACGTCACCGATTGTGCTTGAGTTGATGAGGAGGCAAAATGTTGAAGATGTTTGTAAAGACTCTGTGGATTTGGATACTAATGTTAGTGGAAGCAGGGTGACTAAACATAGAAGGAGAGGGAGTTGGTTAAAGAGTATTAAGAATGTTGCTAGTAGTGTGACTGGGTATAAAGAGCGACGGAGCACCGATGATAGGGATTCACCGTCTGAGAGAGGTGGTCAGAGGTTTAGCTCTGCAACTGATGATAGTCGAGATATGTCTTTTCATGACCCTGAGAGAGTTAAGGTTAGGCAGTATGGGAAGTCGTGTAAAGAGCTTACTGCACTTTTCAAGAGTCAAGAGATTCAAGCTCATAAAGGATCGATATGGAGTATTAAGTTTAGTTTGGATGGGAGGTATCTTGCTAGTGCTGGTGAGGATTGTGTTATTCAGATTTGGAAGGTTGTTGAGTCAGAAAGAAAAGGGGAACTCTTGTCGATGGATAAACAAGAAGATGGAAgtataaatttgtttcttttagcAAATGGATCACCCGAACCCGTTTCAATGTCTccaaagagaagaggaagaacatCTTTTAGCCGAAAATCAGTGAGCTTGGACAATGTTCTTGTTCCAGAGGCAGTCTTTGGTCTTTCAGAGAAACCCGTGTGTTCATTTGTAGGGCATTTGGATGACGTACTTGATCTTTCGTGGTCAAAATCTCAG cACCTGCTTTCCTCTTCCATGGATAAGACTGTTCGTCTATGGGACTTATCTAGCAAGACATGTTTGAAAGTCTTCTCACATAGTGACTACG TGACTTGCATCCAGTTTAATCCCGTGGATGACAATTACTTCATCAGCGGATCATTGGATGCAAAAGTTCGGATATGGAGTATTCCTGATCATCAAGTTGTTGATTGGAATGATCTTCATGAGATGGTCACAGCTGCTTGCTACACACCGGATGGACAG GGTGCATTGGTTGGTTCATACAAAGGAACATGCTGCTTATACAACACACATG aTAACAAACTGCAGCAGAGACGCGAAATCAATCTGAAGaacaggaaaaagaaaacccaTCACAAGAAAATCACTGGTTTTCAG TTTGTGGCAGGAAGTTCATCGGAAGTTCTCGTCACATCTGCAGATTCACGTACGCGTGTTGTTGATGGTGTTGACCTTGTTCACAAGTTTAAAG GATTTCGCAACACGAATAGCCAAATCTCGGCTTCACTTACATCAAACGGGAAATTCCTAGTATCAGCAAGCGAAGACTCTAATGTGTATGTATGGAACTACGACTCAGACTCTCGAGCAGGAAGAAGCAAACGTGTCACAGTCACAAACTCATACGAAAACTTTTATTGTCGTGACGTCTCTGTGGCTGCACCTTGGCCTGGCAAAATCAGTAACAACCACACTAACAACAGCCCCGAACAGTCATCCTTCACAGCCAATAATAACCCTCCGACACCTGTCAACGATCcaaccaacaacaaaaccgTCACCAACGGTATCATTTCAAGCGCCACAAACCGATACTTCTTCGATAGAGTCTCAGCAACATGGCCTGAAGAAAAACTCTTGCTGGCTGCAAAAAACCGAGCCAGAACAAGCCCTCGTGTGAGCGTGGACATGTCTAACATACAGGTTAACACAAAACC
- a CDS encoding Haloacid dehalogenase-like hydrolase (HAD) superfamily protein (Haloacid dehalogenase-like hydrolase (HAD) superfamily protein; FUNCTIONS IN: phosphoprotein phosphatase activity; INVOLVED IN: biological_process unknown; LOCATED IN: nucleus; CONTAINS InterPro DOMAIN/s: FCP1-like phosphatase, phosphatase domain (InterPro:IPR011947), NLI interacting factor (InterPro:IPR004274); BEST Arabidopsis thaliana protein match is: Haloacid dehalogenase-like hydrolase (HAD) superfamily protein (TAIR:AT1G20320.1); Has 1807 Blast hits to 1807 proteins in 277 species: Archae - 0; Bacteria - 0; Metazoa - 736; Fungi - 347; Plants - 385; Viruses - 0; Other Eukaryotes - 339 (source: NCBI BLink).), producing MSVMQQNLSVEPKSKKRKIDSEINNSSSSTNCDHFFVRYGICCNCRSNVERHRGRSFDYLVDGLQLSDIAVTVTKRVTTQITCFNDKKLHLVLDLDHTLLHTVMISNLTKEETYLIEEEDSREDLRRLNGGYSSEFLIKLRPFVHEFLKEANKMFSMYVYTMGDRDYAMNVLNLIDPEKVYFGDRVITRNESPYIKTLDLVLADECGVVIVDDTPHVWPDHKRNLLEITKYNYFSDKTRHDVKYTKSYAEEKRDESRNDGSLANVLKVIKQVYEGFFSGGVEKDLDIDSKDVRLLLHDARRPKFYC from the coding sequence atgTCTGTAATGCAACAAAATCTTTCAGTtgaaccaaaatctaaaaaacgAAAGATCGATTCAGAGATTAataattcatcttcttctacgaATTGTGATCACTTTTTCGTTCGTTACGGAATCTGTTGTAATTGTAGATCAAACGTAGAGAGACATAGAGGACGATCATTCGATTACCTAGTTGATGGATTACAGTTAAGCGACATAGCAGTCACGGTTACAAAGCGAGTCACAACACAAATCACTTGCTTTAACGACAAGAAGCTTCACTTGGTACTTGACTTGGACCACACGCTTCTTCACACCGTTATGATTTCGAATCTTACTAAAGAAGAGACGTATctaatcgaagaagaagattcaaggGAAGATCTACGGAGGTTAAACGGAGGATACTCAAGCGAGTTCTTGATAAAGCTTAGACCTTTTGTTCACGAGTTTCTTAAAGAAGCTAACAAGATGTTTTCCATGTATGTTTACACGATGGGAGATCGTGATTACGCAATGAATGTGTTGAACCTGATTGATCCGGAAAAAGTATACTTTGGAGATCGAGTGATAACTAGAAACGAGAGTCCTTATATTAAGACGCTTGATCTTGTTTTAGCTGATGAGTGTGGTGTTGTGATTGTGGATGATACTCCTCATGTTTGGCCTGATCACAAGAGGAATTTGCTAGAGATCACcaaatacaattattttaGTGACAAGACAAGACACGATGTGAAGTACACGAAATCTTATgcagaggagaagagagacgaGAGTCGAAACGATGGATCTTTGGCGAATGTTTTGAAAGTTATCAAGCAAGTTTATGAAGGATTCTTCAGTGGAGGAGTTGAGAAAGACTTAGATATTGATTCAAAGGATGTGAGGTTGTTGCTTCATGATGCACGTAGACCAAAGTTCTACTGCTAA
- a CDS encoding Cysteine-rich protein (Cysteine-rich protein; LOCATED IN: endomembrane system; BEST Arabidopsis thaliana protein match is: Putative membrane lipoprotein (TAIR:AT2G25305.1); Has 29 Blast hits to 29 proteins in 2 species: Archae - 0; Bacteria - 0; Metazoa - 0; Fungi - 0; Plants - 29; Viruses - 0; Other Eukaryotes - 0 (source: NCBI BLink).) encodes MGSSRLMITFIVVAMLAISSDLFSVQIGISVQAAPPTCGRDCTEKFLTQDCDKYCVGLSYKKGVCILSEGLPPKTSTYRCCCS; translated from the exons ATGGGTTCCTCCAGATTGATGATTACATTCATTGTTGTTGCTATGCTGGCCATTTCCTCTGACCTTTTCTCTG TTCAAATAGGAATCAGCGTGCAAGCTGCGCCTCCCACTTGTGGACGAGACTGTACTGAGAAATTCTTGACACAAGACTGCGATAAATATTGTGTAGGTTTGTCTTATAAAAAAGGTGTTTGCATTCTATCCGAAGGACTTCCTCCGAAAACTTCTACAtatcgttgttgttgttcgtAA
- a CDS encoding Cysteine-rich protein (Cysteine-rich protein; FUNCTIONS IN: molecular_function unknown; INVOLVED IN: biological_process unknown; LOCATED IN: endomembrane system; BEST Arabidopsis thaliana protein match is: Cysteine-rich protein (TAIR:AT1G24062.1); Has 1807 Blast hits to 1807 proteins in 277 species: Archae - 0; Bacteria - 0; Metazoa - 736; Fungi - 347; Plants - 385; Viruses - 0; Other Eukaryotes - 339 (source: NCBI BLink).), with product MGSSKLLVAFTLIVMMTISYDLFTGIGIDARTVPPTCYESCNATFQNPECNKMCVGLAYKDGSCIYPPPEVDGLPPKRPYFPRCCCNPIILSPPSP from the exons ATGGGTTCTTCTAAATTGTTGGTTGCATTCACTCTCATCGTCATGATGACCATTTCCTATGACCTCTTCACCG GAATAGGAATAGATGCGAGAACTGTGCCTCCGACATGCTATGAAAGTTGTAACGCGACATTTCAAAATCCAGAATGTAACAAAATGTGTGTAGGATTGGCTTATAAAGATGGTAGCTGCATTTATCCTCCTCCTGAGGTTGATGGTCTTCCTCCTAAACGACCTTACTTTCctcgttgttgttgtaatcCTATAATTCTTTCACCTCCTTCTCCTTGA